The following coding sequences lie in one Fimbriimonadaceae bacterium genomic window:
- a CDS encoding trypsin-like peptidase domain-containing protein, translated as MSAWKKTLGMPATWIAAGALIIGGVAVANNIKNTSLPMSHGPVLAVQPAGLPSSEGASALHQIDQALSDVADQAAKGVVFVRVSDGRGASEGSGFVYRADGWIVTNDHVVGPSDEATITLHDGREFKGKVIHANDPQLDLAVVKIDAKDLTPLVIADSRLVRPGQFAIAVGSPFGLNDTVTIGHISGLDRGGGVTDPRFGRRGYVGMIQTDAAINPGNSGGPLLNIDGQVVGVNTTIFTQPGSTMFGGTGGSIGIGFAISSDVVQVVADELIANGKYTRGFFGAIPMDVKPYKLKEMGLEGGAVLQSVSAGGPAEKAGLREDDVITELDGRKMMNNLDVRTELYKKSPGDSVTVKYRRGSETKSAEIKLAGVPTGPAAQVQTTPRSLPDPFADDGPDFFSPKQDEAPSDHSGSPKIGVSVQALDDAMRKQFSVPDSGKGVVVVSVEPRTFASRIGMRAGDVLQTINGKAVNSIDDIRSAMKGMKWGDKIAIVYTRYTNRVSQTYSVDMPLQ; from the coding sequence ATGAGCGCGTGGAAGAAAACCTTGGGAATGCCGGCGACCTGGATCGCCGCCGGCGCCTTGATCATCGGCGGCGTCGCCGTCGCCAACAACATCAAGAACACATCGTTGCCGATGTCCCATGGCCCCGTCTTGGCCGTCCAGCCGGCCGGGTTGCCCAGTTCTGAGGGCGCCAGCGCCCTCCACCAGATCGACCAAGCCCTCAGCGACGTGGCCGACCAGGCGGCGAAGGGCGTGGTGTTCGTGCGGGTCAGCGACGGTCGCGGCGCCAGCGAAGGGTCGGGGTTTGTCTATCGCGCCGACGGGTGGATCGTCACCAACGACCATGTGGTCGGCCCGAGCGACGAGGCGACCATCACCCTCCATGACGGTCGCGAGTTCAAGGGCAAGGTCATCCATGCGAACGACCCCCAACTCGACCTCGCCGTCGTCAAGATCGACGCTAAAGACCTGACCCCGCTGGTCATCGCCGACAGCCGGCTCGTCCGGCCGGGCCAGTTTGCCATCGCGGTCGGTTCTCCATTCGGCTTGAACGACACCGTGACCATTGGACACATCAGTGGCCTTGACCGAGGAGGCGGTGTCACCGACCCGCGCTTCGGCCGCCGTGGCTATGTCGGCATGATTCAGACCGACGCGGCGATCAATCCGGGCAACAGTGGAGGGCCCCTCCTGAACATCGACGGCCAAGTCGTCGGCGTCAACACCACGATCTTCACCCAGCCGGGCTCGACCATGTTCGGTGGCACGGGCGGCAGCATTGGGATCGGCTTCGCGATCAGCAGCGACGTCGTCCAGGTCGTCGCCGACGAGCTGATCGCCAACGGCAAGTACACCCGCGGCTTCTTTGGCGCGATCCCCATGGACGTCAAGCCCTACAAGTTGAAGGAGATGGGCCTGGAAGGCGGAGCGGTCTTGCAGTCGGTGAGCGCGGGCGGGCCGGCCGAGAAGGCGGGTCTGCGCGAAGACGACGTCATCACCGAACTCGACGGCCGCAAGATGATGAACAACTTGGACGTCCGCACCGAGCTGTACAAGAAGTCACCGGGCGATTCGGTGACGGTGAAGTACCGCCGAGGATCGGAGACCAAGTCGGCTGAGATCAAGCTCGCCGGCGTCCCCACCGGCCCGGCCGCCCAGGTGCAGACCACACCAAGAAGTCTCCCCGACCCGTTCGCGGACGACGGCCCGGACTTCTTCTCGCCAAAGCAGGACGAGGCCCCGAGCGACCACAGCGGCTCGCCGAAGATCGGCGTCAGCGTCCAAGCCCTCGACGACGCGATGCGCAAGCAGTTCTCGGTTCCGGACAGCGGCAAGGGAGTCGTGGTCGTCTCGGTCGAGCCGCGGACATTCGCCTCGCGCATCGGGATGCGCGCCGGCGACGTGCTGCAGACCATCAACGGCAAGGCGGTCAATTCGATCGACGACATCCGGTCGGCGATGAAAGGCATGAAGTGGGGCGACAAGATCGCGATCGTGTACACCCGCTACACGAACCGCGTGTCCCAGACCTACTCGGTCGACATGCCCTTGCAGTAA
- a CDS encoding DUF1800 domain-containing protein yields the protein MEPLTEKQKVAHLLRRFGLGASEAEVDYYGRDGLKGAIDRLLDFQSVDEGFETSIDPFRNDKKLINPKSVQAWLYARLLATKRPLEQKLVVFWHNHFATSAQKVDSAEAMVQHVNTLRANCAGRFEDLLLAISKDPAMLYWLDNCLNVKGKPNENFAREVMELFTLGVGNYTEKDIQEAARAFTGWTMGIQRNGRVIPTQRLPRQPSQFVYVLRQHDDGQKSVLGSRGTFNGDDVVGLLCGKERTAQFIAHKFIEWFAFEDPDPAYVSRVATKFRSSGLDIKVLARAVMESDEFYSPKSVRKLIKNPIDFSIDAARQLGMGQTVAAALGQDMPPGRRGAVPVLLARATKNMGMELLYPPDVSGWKTGEAWISTATMVERIKLADSFFGGYQVANGKAAFRPAAYRAMPLFEEDPTPSGAVKKLVSIFDATFDANKLRQLTVAASDAAGNGPVTARNANMVAQAVSRLIFGSPEFQFA from the coding sequence ATGGAGCCCTTGACCGAGAAACAAAAGGTCGCCCACCTGCTGAGGCGGTTTGGCCTTGGTGCCAGCGAAGCCGAGGTCGATTATTACGGCCGCGACGGCCTGAAGGGCGCGATCGACCGACTCCTTGACTTCCAGTCGGTCGACGAGGGGTTTGAGACGTCGATCGACCCCTTCCGAAACGACAAGAAGCTGATCAACCCGAAGTCTGTCCAGGCCTGGCTGTACGCCCGTCTCCTCGCCACCAAGCGTCCTCTGGAGCAAAAGCTCGTCGTCTTCTGGCACAACCACTTCGCGACCAGCGCCCAGAAAGTCGACAGCGCGGAGGCCATGGTCCAACATGTCAACACGCTCCGGGCCAACTGCGCGGGTCGATTTGAAGACTTGCTCCTTGCCATCAGCAAAGACCCGGCGATGCTCTATTGGCTCGACAACTGCCTCAATGTGAAGGGCAAGCCAAACGAGAACTTCGCCCGAGAAGTGATGGAGCTGTTCACCCTGGGCGTGGGGAACTACACCGAGAAGGACATTCAAGAGGCGGCCCGAGCTTTCACGGGCTGGACGATGGGGATCCAGCGGAACGGCCGCGTCATCCCGACACAGAGACTGCCACGCCAGCCAAGCCAGTTCGTCTATGTCTTGCGCCAACACGACGACGGGCAAAAGTCTGTCTTGGGAAGCCGAGGCACGTTCAACGGCGACGACGTTGTCGGACTGCTTTGTGGCAAGGAGCGGACGGCCCAGTTCATCGCCCACAAGTTCATCGAGTGGTTCGCCTTCGAGGACCCCGACCCGGCCTACGTCAGCCGTGTCGCCACCAAGTTCAGGTCCAGCGGTCTGGACATCAAGGTACTCGCGCGCGCCGTGATGGAGAGTGACGAGTTTTACTCGCCCAAGAGCGTCCGGAAGCTGATCAAGAACCCCATTGACTTCAGCATCGACGCGGCACGGCAGCTGGGGATGGGCCAGACGGTCGCCGCCGCCCTCGGCCAAGACATGCCGCCGGGCCGCCGCGGCGCCGTGCCGGTCCTCCTGGCCCGGGCCACCAAGAACATGGGTATGGAACTGCTCTACCCGCCCGACGTCTCGGGTTGGAAGACAGGTGAGGCGTGGATTTCCACGGCGACCATGGTCGAGCGGATCAAACTGGCCGACTCGTTCTTTGGCGGGTACCAGGTGGCCAATGGCAAGGCCGCGTTCCGGCCTGCCGCTTACCGGGCGATGCCGCTCTTTGAGGAAGACCCGACGCCGTCTGGGGCGGTGAAGAAGCTGGTGTCGATCTTTGACGCGACGTTTGACGCGAACAAACTCCGGCAACTCACCGTCGCCGCCTCGGACGCGGCGGGCAACGGGCCGGTGACGGCCCGCAACGCCAATATGGTCGCCCAGGCGGTCTCTCGGCTGATCTTTGGGTCGCCTGAGTTCCAGTTTGCCTAG
- a CDS encoding transcriptional repressor — protein MAERPDFEAFALSKLKEAGHRITMPRQAVVRALARAGRPLTPNGIHAEVAAAGGKLDVVSVYRILSTLQTLGLVHHIGTVDAYSPCRLDEKHEHGCEHLICTSCGRVEELPVSQSSSDELEAQSGLAGFVVESIRVEVLGTCTDCLPRP, from the coding sequence ATGGCCGAGCGTCCTGATTTCGAGGCTTTTGCCCTGTCAAAGCTCAAAGAAGCAGGCCACCGCATCACGATGCCGCGACAGGCCGTCGTCCGGGCCCTTGCCCGGGCCGGACGCCCCTTGACCCCCAACGGGATCCATGCCGAGGTCGCTGCGGCGGGCGGAAAGCTCGATGTCGTGAGCGTCTATCGCATCCTCAGCACCCTCCAAACCCTTGGTCTGGTCCACCATATCGGCACAGTCGACGCCTATTCGCCGTGTCGCCTCGACGAAAAGCACGAACACGGTTGCGAGCACCTGATCTGCACGTCATGTGGCCGGGTCGAGGAGCTCCCGGTCAGCCAGTCCAGTTCTGACGAACTGGAGGCCCAGTCGGGACTCGCCGGGTTCGTCGTGGAGTCCATACGCGTGGAAGTTCTCGGCACCTGCACGGACTGTCTGCCCCGCCCCTAA
- a CDS encoding protein phosphatase 2C domain-containing protein — MPWVYAAASRAGAVHGEGHAGDDAFAAAVVGDVLVAAVADGAGGARHGGLGARTAVQAFLTAAPVVPESRLVDVVKTSLCHAANLHGCPVGDLATTLVAVVAGPMKSLFLQVGDGASVCRPAGEEAFRTVIWPQFSEFVNTTTFVTDDAAVARSQQTRLACPVHDICLTTDGLQYLVLDFKNKQPHQPFFQSVCRRIGVEVHEGEDRRASQWIGDMLTSAPVTTKTDDDTTLLVARWRE; from the coding sequence ATGCCGTGGGTGTACGCCGCCGCCAGCCGGGCCGGGGCCGTCCATGGGGAGGGCCATGCGGGTGACGACGCCTTTGCCGCGGCGGTCGTGGGCGACGTGCTGGTCGCGGCGGTGGCCGACGGGGCCGGAGGGGCCCGGCACGGCGGCCTCGGGGCGCGCACGGCGGTCCAGGCGTTCCTGACCGCCGCACCGGTCGTACCGGAGAGCCGGTTGGTCGACGTCGTCAAGACGTCCCTGTGCCACGCGGCAAACCTCCATGGCTGTCCGGTCGGCGATCTGGCCACCACCCTCGTCGCCGTGGTCGCCGGCCCCATGAAATCGCTGTTCCTGCAGGTCGGTGACGGCGCTTCGGTTTGCCGTCCCGCCGGTGAAGAGGCGTTTCGGACGGTCATTTGGCCCCAGTTCAGCGAGTTCGTCAACACAACGACGTTTGTGACCGACGACGCGGCGGTGGCCCGCTCCCAGCAGACGAGGCTTGCCTGCCCGGTGCACGACATATGCCTCACGACGGACGGCCTCCAGTACCTCGTCCTTGACTTCAAGAACAAACAGCCTCACCAGCCGTTCTTCCAGTCCGTGTGCCGCCGGATCGGCGTCGAGGTGCATGAGGGAGAAGACCGCCGGGCCTCCCAGTGGATCGGCGACATGCTGACGAGCGCACCGGTGACGACGAAGACCGACGACGACACGACCCTCTTGGTGGCGAGGTGGCGCGAGTGA
- a CDS encoding cyclic-di-AMP receptor: MKLVVCVIHCRDKGRLTDELVKQGFKFTVIGSSGGFLREGNATLLIGTEDSEVPRLKSVIQANCQSREQLVNVMPFESAPPGAFIPSPVNVPVGGAVVFVIDVHEFVRF, from the coding sequence ATGAAGCTTGTCGTGTGCGTCATCCACTGCCGAGACAAGGGCCGGCTGACGGACGAACTCGTCAAACAGGGGTTCAAGTTCACCGTGATCGGGTCCAGCGGCGGCTTTTTGCGCGAGGGCAACGCGACGCTTCTGATCGGCACCGAGGACAGCGAGGTGCCCCGGCTCAAGTCGGTGATCCAGGCCAACTGCCAGTCCCGCGAGCAGCTGGTCAACGTGATGCCGTTTGAGAGTGCGCCCCCGGGCGCCTTCATCCCGAGCCCGGTCAACGTGCCGGTGGGAGGGGCGGTCGTCTTTGTCATCGACGTCCATGAGTTCGTCCGTTTCTGA
- a CDS encoding zf-HC2 domain-containing protein: MNCTRVRSLLSAFLDRELGGDQMIEVQQHLRSCTPCSDELESLRRIKQALSASPVVEPSEDLVRRTHAAVFSTRQKRAAKSPVPGLVAMASALVAAFLAVSAAQNTPHSTAAAPEIRAAEARVSPMVVSGSDPFGGYAPTIPASVRRD; the protein is encoded by the coding sequence ATGAACTGCACCCGCGTGCGCTCCCTCCTGTCCGCTTTTCTCGACCGCGAACTCGGCGGCGACCAAATGATCGAGGTGCAGCAGCACCTGCGCTCGTGCACCCCGTGCTCGGACGAACTTGAGTCGCTCCGACGGATCAAGCAGGCGTTGTCCGCCTCGCCGGTCGTCGAGCCGAGCGAAGACCTTGTCCGCCGGACCCACGCCGCCGTGTTCTCCACGCGCCAGAAACGGGCGGCCAAGAGCCCGGTCCCCGGCCTGGTCGCGATGGCGTCGGCCCTCGTCGCCGCGTTCCTCGCTGTCTCCGCCGCTCAGAACACGCCTCACAGCACTGCCGCGGCGCCCGAAATCCGGGCCGCCGAAGCCAGGGTCAGTCCGATGGTCGTGTCTGGCTCTGACCCGTTCGGAGGCTATGCGCCGACTATCCCGGCGTCTGTCCGTCGCGATTAG
- a CDS encoding VWA domain-containing protein: MDDLELEPLGEDMFLNTERRCPVVLLQDTSSSMRPVIDQVNQGLQDMKAELALDPLASQRVEIAIVTFGPVALVQDFVTVDQWFPPRLKSGGNTPLGGATRFALDQLRLRKSAYREAGVPYYRPWIWLVTDGAPTDDWREAVDEAQAEVRRGGLELFTVGTENADFNVLRQISSPRAPVRLRQARYRDMFVWLSQSLRPVSKSEPGSALNLPSPAAWGEIET; this comes from the coding sequence ATGGACGACCTTGAATTGGAACCGCTGGGCGAGGACATGTTCCTCAACACCGAGCGGAGGTGCCCGGTCGTGCTGCTCCAGGACACGTCGAGTTCCATGCGGCCCGTCATCGACCAGGTGAACCAGGGCCTCCAAGACATGAAGGCCGAGTTGGCTCTGGACCCCTTGGCGAGCCAAAGGGTCGAGATCGCCATCGTGACGTTCGGCCCGGTGGCTTTGGTGCAAGACTTCGTGACGGTCGACCAATGGTTCCCGCCCCGGCTAAAGTCGGGCGGCAACACCCCGCTGGGAGGCGCGACGCGGTTCGCCCTCGACCAACTGCGCCTTCGCAAGAGCGCCTACCGCGAGGCCGGAGTCCCCTACTACCGTCCTTGGATCTGGCTGGTCACCGACGGGGCCCCGACGGACGATTGGCGGGAAGCAGTGGACGAGGCCCAGGCCGAGGTGAGGCGGGGAGGCCTCGAACTCTTCACCGTCGGCACGGAGAACGCGGACTTCAACGTCCTGCGGCAGATCAGCTCGCCGCGTGCGCCGGTCCGGCTGCGCCAGGCCCGCTACCGCGACATGTTTGTCTGGCTTTCGCAGTCATTACGTCCCGTCAGCAAATCCGAGCCGGGGTCGGCCCTGAACTTACCCAGCCCCGCCGCGTGGGGCGAGATCGAGACGTGA
- a CDS encoding sigma-70 family RNA polymerase sigma factor: MRTFVQGREDRRPLFERLMTESYRQAYNMALRLCGSSTEAEDLVQETYVRAYRFFYRYDEGLPFVSWLYRIMVNIHIDDVRRRQRLRTVSLDQGSNVGSAWEISDNTSLADASLMETTLEEPLQLGLKSMNPEFRTAVVLADVEGMSYEEIAEIMDTSVGTVRSRIHRGRRQLKEYLERLYPGQYEVTA; the protein is encoded by the coding sequence GTGAGAACGTTTGTGCAGGGAAGGGAGGACCGTCGCCCTCTGTTTGAACGACTCATGACCGAATCTTATCGGCAGGCGTACAACATGGCGTTGCGCCTGTGCGGGAGCTCCACGGAAGCCGAAGACCTCGTCCAAGAAACTTACGTACGTGCCTACCGGTTCTTCTACCGCTATGACGAGGGCCTGCCGTTCGTCAGTTGGCTGTACCGGATCATGGTGAACATCCACATTGACGACGTCCGCCGCCGGCAACGCCTGCGGACGGTGAGCCTGGACCAAGGCTCCAATGTCGGTTCGGCCTGGGAGATCAGCGACAACACGTCGCTGGCGGACGCCTCTCTGATGGAGACCACGCTCGAAGAACCGCTTCAACTGGGTCTCAAGTCGATGAACCCCGAGTTCCGCACCGCGGTCGTCCTAGCCGACGTCGAAGGCATGTCCTACGAAGAGATCGCCGAGATCATGGACACGTCGGTCGGCACCGTGCGTTCACGGATCCACCGGGGCCGCCGACAATTGAAGGAGTACCTGGAACGGCTCTATCCCGGCCAGTACGAGGTGACGGCATGA